In Silene latifolia isolate original U9 population chromosome X, ASM4854445v1, whole genome shotgun sequence, the following proteins share a genomic window:
- the LOC141623969 gene encoding switch 2-like, producing MSFKAFKDTLKPCTTTTTSTTSSSSSCTISQFNPNPIHPRRIPPKTSISQQLLRLDHSLSQQTIHSHKQPPITKDDHDDDDDDEKVKEDNEDYRGFGRPNLDVFSFGETGPFQPLLLSSPGVLPLVQVPASINCRLLEHQREGVKFLYQLYKNNHGGILGDDMGLGKTIQTIAFLAAVFAKDTESANPATVKRNQQGPVLIIGPASVLQNWENEFSNWSTFRVSIYHGPNRDLILNKVEGQELEVMITSFDTFRIYGTTISEVMWDIVIVDEAHRLKNERAKLYIACLGLKTKRRYGLTGTVMQNKIMELFNLFDWVAPGSLGSREHFRDFYDEPLKLGQRSSAPEPFIQVAEERKKHLTTLLSKYLLRRTKEETVGNLMLGKEDNIVFCEMSEPQKRAYQRMLQQPEIRCLINKDLPCSCGSPLSQGECHNRTVPDGVIWRYLHRDNPEGCDWCPGCLILPCILKLQQISNHVELIKPNPKDDEDKQKKDAELAENVFGPDIDLVGGKTQNESFMGLSDVKHCGKMKALERLMTSWISHGDKVLLFSHSVRMLDILEKFMTRKGYFYTRLDGSTPTGVRQSLVNDFNSSPSMQVFLISTRAGGLGLNLVSANRVVIFDPSWNPSHDLQAQDRSFRLGQKRHVVVFRLIAAGSLEELVYTRQVYKQQLSNIAVSGKLEKRYFEGVQDHKQFQGELFGICNLFRDLSDKLFTSDIIGLHDKHAPVPVGGEKQNVNNIGVHLVQSKEATKSSFSESNVTEPSSSLNTAVNKPLLKELGILYSHRFEDIVNFGPEKTVIMAEKAASNGDTKELHNCPLTEAKLLNDVAETKPLSRENKKRQFSLVARWMGMTELEFSKWVVSASPRDREKTLRDYKKRRKETTSRA from the exons ATGTCGTTCAAGGCTTTCAAAGATACCCTTAAACcatgcaccaccaccaccacttctaccacctcttcttcttcttcttgtacAATTTCCCAATTCAACCCCAATCCAATTCACCCCAGAAGAATTCCCCCCAAAACTTCCATTTCTCAGCAACTCCTACGTCTCGATCACTCTCTTTCCCAACAGACCATACATTCCCATAAACAACCACCCATCACCAAGGATGATCATGATGACGACGACGACGATGAAAAGGTAAAGGAAGATAATGAAGACTATAGAGGGTTTGGTAGACCCAATTTGGATGTTTTTAGTTTCGGCGAAACTGGCCCTTTTCAGCCCCTTCTCTTGTCCTCTCCCGGTGTCCTTCCGCTTGTTCag GTCCCTGCTTCTATTAATTGTAGGCTTCTCGAGCACCAACGGGAAGGAGTTAAATTTCTATACCAATTGTACAAGAATAATCATGGAGGCATTCTTGGAGACGACAT GGGATTAGGGAAGACAATACAAACTATAGCCTTCTTAGCTGCTGTTTTTGCGAAGGATACAGAATCTGCTAACCCTGCTACTGTGAAGAGAAATCAGCAGGGTCCTGTTCTCATTATAGGCCCCGCATCAGTTCTGCAGAACTGGGAGAATGAATTCTCTAACTGGTCTACTTTTCGTGTTTCTATATACCATGGACCAAATCGTGACTTGATTCTTAATAAAGTAGAGGGGCAGGAACTAGAGGTAATGATAACAAGTTTTGATACTTTTAGAATATATGGGACTACAATTTCAGAGGTTATGTGGGATATTGTCATTGTTGATGAAGCACATCGGCTGAAGAATGAGAGGGCAAAGTTATACATTGCATGCCTTGGTTTAAAAACTAAAAGAAGATATGGTCTAACGGGGACTGTAATGCAGAATAAAATAATGGAGCTCTTTAATTTGTTTGATTGGGTTGCGCCAGGATCTTTGGGATCACGAGAACATTTTCGTGACTTCTATGACGAACCTCTTAAGCTTGGCCAAAGGTCTAGTGCTCCTGAACCGTTCATCCAAGTTGCTGAAGAGCGCAAAAAGCACCTCACAACACTTCTCAGCAAATATTTGTTGAGGAGGACAAAGGAGGAGACTGTTGGAAATCTTATGTTGGGAAAGGAAGATAACATTGTCTTTTGTGAAATGAGTGAACCGCAGAAACGGGCCTATCAGAGGATGTTGCAGCAACCAGAAATTCGGTGCCTCATAAATAAAGATCTTCCATGCTCATGCGGTAGTCCACTTAGCCAAGGGGAATGTCATAATAGAACAGTTCCAGACGGTGTCATATGGAGATATTTGCACAGAGATAATCCAGAGGGTTGCGATTGGTGCCCTGGTTGCCTTATTCTTCCTTGTATTCTTAAGCTTCAGCAG ATTAGCAATCATGTGGAGCTTATCAAGCCAAACCCAAAAGATGATGAagataagcaaaagaaagatgCTGAGCTGGCTGAGAATGTTTTTGGTCCTGATATTGATTTGGTGGGAGGGAAGACTCAAAATGAAAGCTTTATGGGTCTCAGTGACGTGAAGCATTGTGGAAAAATGAAAGCTCTAGAGAGATTAATGACATCTTGGATTTCACATGGTGATAAAGTTCTCCTCTTCAGTCACTCTGTAAG GATGTTAGACATCCTGGAGAAGTTTATGACACGGAAGGGATATTTCTATACAAGACTTGATGGGTCGACACCCACTGGAGTGCGTCAATCTCTTGTTAATGATTTCAACTCAAGCCCAAGCATGCAG GTGTTCCTAATTTCTACTCGAGCTGGGGGCCTTGGATTAAATCTAGTTAGTGCCAATCGGGTTGTGATATTTGATCCAAGCTGGAATCCTTCACATGATTTGCAGGCCCAAGATAGGTCATTTCGTTTGGGCCAGAAAAGGCACGTCGTTGTTTTTCGCCTTATTGCAGCTGGGTCTCTTGAGGAGCTTGTATATACCCGCCAAGTTTACAAACAACAGTTATCAAACATCGCAGTTTCTGGAAAATTGGAAAAGCGATATTTTGAAGGTGTCCAG GACCACAAACAGTTTCAGGGCGAGCTCTTTGGAATATGTAATTTGTTTCGTGATCTGTCAGACAAGCTATTCACCAGTGACATCATTGGATTGCACGACAAACATGCACCTGTACCCGTGGGAGGTGAAAAGCAGAATGTAAATAATATAGGGGTGCATCTTGTTCAATCAAAGGAGGCAACCAAGTCGTCTTTTTCGGAGTCTAATGTTACAGAGCCATCCAGTTCACTGAATACTGCTGTTAATAAGCCACTACTTAAAGAACTAG GTATTCTGTATTCACATCGGTTTGAAGACATTGTCAACTTTGGTCCCGAGAAAACTGTTATCATGGCTGAAAAAGCAGCCTCAAATGGTGATACGAAGGAGCTGCATAACTGTCCACTTACTGAAGCCAAGCTGTTGAATGATGTGGCAGAAACAAAGCCTTtgtctagagagaataaaaagaGGCAGTTTAGTCTAGTTGCCCGGTGGATGGGCATGACAGAACTCGAGTTCAGTAAGTGGGTTGTATCTGCGTCTCCTAGAGATCGAGAGAAAACGCTCCGCGATTATaaaaagaggagaaaagagaCGACATCACGAGCTTAG